One Aquila chrysaetos chrysaetos chromosome 22, bAquChr1.4, whole genome shotgun sequence genomic window carries:
- the LOC115334391 gene encoding ADP-ribosylation factor-like protein 3 isoform X2 encodes MGDVQKGSPSTLYPQGLLSVIQRLKGSPEQELRIVLLGLDNAGKTTLLKRLASEEVSTITPTQGFNIKSVHSHGFKLNVWDIGGQRSIRPYWKKYLGSTDLLIYVIDSADQKRFEETGQELAELTEDESLTGVPLLVFANKQDLVTAAPAAEIAEGLSLHTYRDREWQIQACSALSGEGVQDGMNWISSQIMNRKK; translated from the exons ATGGGTGATGTGCAGAAG ggctcccccagcaccctgtACCCCCAGGGGCTGCTCTCCGTCATCCAGAGGCTGAAGGGTTCCCCGGAGCAGGAGCTCCGCATTGtcctgctggggctggacaATGCAGGGAAGACCACGCTGCTGAAACGCCTGGCATCCGAGGAGGTCAGCACCATCACCCCCACCCAG GGCTTCAACATAAAGAGCGTCCACTCACATGGCTTCAAGCTAAACGTCTGGGATATCGGGGGGCAGCGCTCCATCCGCCCGTACTGGAAGAAGTATCTGGGCAGCACAGACCTGCTG ATTTATGTTATTGACAGCGCAGACCAGAAGCGTTTCGAGGAGACAGGGCAG gagctggcagagctcaCCGAGGATGAGTCCCTCACGGGGGTCCCACTGCTGGTGTTTGCCAACAAGCAGGACCTAGTGactgcagcacctgcagctgAAATTGCAGAAGGGCTGAGCCTCCACACCTACCGGGACCGGGAATGGCAGATCCAGGCCTGCTCAGCCTTGTCTGGGGAAGGAGTGCAG gaTGGGATGAACTGGATTTCCAGCCAGATCATGAACAGGAAGAAGTGA
- the LOC115334391 gene encoding ADP-ribosylation factor-like protein 3 isoform X4: MCRSAPSSPLRNDGALQRPGTLQGSPSTLYPQGLLSVIQRLKGSPEQELRIVLLGLDNAGKTTLLKRLASEEVSTITPTQGFNIKSVHSHGFKLNVWDIGGQRSIRPYWKKYLGSTDLLIYVIDSADQKRFEETGQELAELTEDESLTGVPLLVFANKQDLVTAAPAAEIAEGLSLHTYRDREWQIQACSALSGEGVQDGMNWISSQIMNRKK; the protein is encoded by the exons ATGTGCAGAAG TGCGCCTAGCTCCCCTCTCCGAAATGACGGTGCTCTGCAGCGACCCGGCACCCTGCAGggctcccccagcaccctgtACCCCCAGGGGCTGCTCTCCGTCATCCAGAGGCTGAAGGGTTCCCCGGAGCAGGAGCTCCGCATTGtcctgctggggctggacaATGCAGGGAAGACCACGCTGCTGAAACGCCTGGCATCCGAGGAGGTCAGCACCATCACCCCCACCCAG GGCTTCAACATAAAGAGCGTCCACTCACATGGCTTCAAGCTAAACGTCTGGGATATCGGGGGGCAGCGCTCCATCCGCCCGTACTGGAAGAAGTATCTGGGCAGCACAGACCTGCTG ATTTATGTTATTGACAGCGCAGACCAGAAGCGTTTCGAGGAGACAGGGCAG gagctggcagagctcaCCGAGGATGAGTCCCTCACGGGGGTCCCACTGCTGGTGTTTGCCAACAAGCAGGACCTAGTGactgcagcacctgcagctgAAATTGCAGAAGGGCTGAGCCTCCACACCTACCGGGACCGGGAATGGCAGATCCAGGCCTGCTCAGCCTTGTCTGGGGAAGGAGTGCAG gaTGGGATGAACTGGATTTCCAGCCAGATCATGAACAGGAAGAAGTGA
- the LOC115334391 gene encoding ADP-ribosylation factor-like protein 3 isoform X1, translating into MEKQELILEPVILFLSQGWGACQTRSCWRDPGTSPGQLPRCAAGQSDSQTMGDVQKRPGTLQGSPSTLYPQGLLSVIQRLKGSPEQELRIVLLGLDNAGKTTLLKRLASEEVSTITPTQGFNIKSVHSHGFKLNVWDIGGQRSIRPYWKKYLGSTDLLIYVIDSADQKRFEETGQELAELTEDESLTGVPLLVFANKQDLVTAAPAAEIAEGLSLHTYRDREWQIQACSALSGEGVQDGMNWISSQIMNRKK; encoded by the exons ATGGAGAAACAAGAGCTAATTCTGGAGCCCGTaatcctcttcctctcccagggATGGGGTGCCTGCCAGACACGCAGCTGCTGGCGGGACCCCGGGACAAGCCCCGGGCAGCTCCCCAGGTGTGCTGCAGGCCAGAGCGACTCCCAGACCATGGGTGATGTGCAGAAG CGACCCGGCACCCTGCAGggctcccccagcaccctgtACCCCCAGGGGCTGCTCTCCGTCATCCAGAGGCTGAAGGGTTCCCCGGAGCAGGAGCTCCGCATTGtcctgctggggctggacaATGCAGGGAAGACCACGCTGCTGAAACGCCTGGCATCCGAGGAGGTCAGCACCATCACCCCCACCCAG GGCTTCAACATAAAGAGCGTCCACTCACATGGCTTCAAGCTAAACGTCTGGGATATCGGGGGGCAGCGCTCCATCCGCCCGTACTGGAAGAAGTATCTGGGCAGCACAGACCTGCTG ATTTATGTTATTGACAGCGCAGACCAGAAGCGTTTCGAGGAGACAGGGCAG gagctggcagagctcaCCGAGGATGAGTCCCTCACGGGGGTCCCACTGCTGGTGTTTGCCAACAAGCAGGACCTAGTGactgcagcacctgcagctgAAATTGCAGAAGGGCTGAGCCTCCACACCTACCGGGACCGGGAATGGCAGATCCAGGCCTGCTCAGCCTTGTCTGGGGAAGGAGTGCAG gaTGGGATGAACTGGATTTCCAGCCAGATCATGAACAGGAAGAAGTGA
- the LMAN2 gene encoding vesicular integral-membrane protein VIP36, protein MAAGAGGLLAAAALLLAVAGPRPAPAELTDGNSEHLKREHSLMKPYQGAGSAAMPLWDFQGSTMVTSQYVRLTPDERSREGSIWNRVPCFLKDWELHVHFKIHGAGKKNLHGDGLALWYTQERLVPGPVFGSKDNFHGLAIFLDTYPNDEATERVFPYISAMVNNGSLTYDHSKDGRWTELAGCTADLRNQNHDTFLAIRYSRGRLTVMTDVEDKNEWKNCIDIAGVQLPTGYFFGASAGTGDLSDNHDIISMKLFQLMVEHPLEDETVDWTKIEPSVSLLKSPKDNVDDPTGNFRSGPLTGWKVFLLLLCALLGIIVCAVVGAVVFQKRQERNKRFY, encoded by the exons ATGGCGGCGGGTGCGGGCGGgctgctggcggcggcggcgctgctgTTGGCGGTGGCCGGGCCGCGCCCGGCGCCCGCCGAGCTTACGGATGGCAACAGCGAGCACCTGAAGCGAGAGCACTCGCTGATGAAGCCGTATCAGG GCGCGGGCTCCGCCGCGATGCCGCTGTGGGACTTCCAGGGCAGCACCATGGTCACCAGCCAGTACGTCCGCCTGACGCCCGACGAGCGCAGCCGGGAGGGCTCCATCTGGAACCGCGTG CCCTGCTTCCTCAAGGACTGGGAGCTCCACGTCCACTTCAAGATCCACGGAGCCGGCAAGAAGAACCTGCACGGGGACGGCCTTGCGCTGTGGTACACGCAGGAGCGGCTGGTGCCAG GTCCTGTCTTTGGCAGCAAGGACAACTTCCACGGACTGGCTATTTTCCTTGATACGTATCCCAACGATGAAGCAACAGAG cgCGTATTCCCCTATATCTCTGCGATGGTGAACAACGGCTCCCTGACGTACGACCACAGTAAGGACGGGCGCTGGACAGAGCTGGCAGGGTGCACTGCCGACCTTCGGAACCAGAATCACGACACTTTCCTAGCAATTCGGTACTCCCGAGGTCGTCTCACG GTGATGACCGATGTGGAAGACAAGAATGAATGGAAGAACTGCATTGACATTGCAGGGGTGCAGCTGCCAACCGGCTACTTCTTTGGTGCTTCTGCTGGCACTGGAGACTTGTCTG ACAATCACGACATTATCTCGATGAAGCTATTCCAGCTTATGGTGGAGCACCCTCTAGAAGATGAGACCGTTGACTGGACCAAGATTGAGCCCAGTGTCAGCCTCCTTAAATCACCCAAAG ACAATGTGGATGACCCGACGGGGAATTTCCGAAGCGGGCCTCTGACAGGCTGGAAGGTATTCTTGCTCCTGCTCTGTGCGCTGCTGGGCATCATCGTCTGCGCTGTGGTGGGAGCTGTGGTCTTCCAGAAACGCCAGGAGCGAAACAAGCGTTTCTACTAG
- the LOC115334391 gene encoding ADP-ribosylation factor-like protein 3 isoform X3 codes for MGDVQKGLLSVIQRLKGSPEQELRIVLLGLDNAGKTTLLKRLASEEVSTITPTQGFNIKSVHSHGFKLNVWDIGGQRSIRPYWKKYLGSTDLLIYVIDSADQKRFEETGQELAELTEDESLTGVPLLVFANKQDLVTAAPAAEIAEGLSLHTYRDREWQIQACSALSGEGVQDGMNWISSQIMNRKK; via the exons ATGGGTGATGTGCAGAAG GGGCTGCTCTCCGTCATCCAGAGGCTGAAGGGTTCCCCGGAGCAGGAGCTCCGCATTGtcctgctggggctggacaATGCAGGGAAGACCACGCTGCTGAAACGCCTGGCATCCGAGGAGGTCAGCACCATCACCCCCACCCAG GGCTTCAACATAAAGAGCGTCCACTCACATGGCTTCAAGCTAAACGTCTGGGATATCGGGGGGCAGCGCTCCATCCGCCCGTACTGGAAGAAGTATCTGGGCAGCACAGACCTGCTG ATTTATGTTATTGACAGCGCAGACCAGAAGCGTTTCGAGGAGACAGGGCAG gagctggcagagctcaCCGAGGATGAGTCCCTCACGGGGGTCCCACTGCTGGTGTTTGCCAACAAGCAGGACCTAGTGactgcagcacctgcagctgAAATTGCAGAAGGGCTGAGCCTCCACACCTACCGGGACCGGGAATGGCAGATCCAGGCCTGCTCAGCCTTGTCTGGGGAAGGAGTGCAG gaTGGGATGAACTGGATTTCCAGCCAGATCATGAACAGGAAGAAGTGA